In a genomic window of Feifania hominis:
- a CDS encoding MFS transporter: MNHSKTIRALKPRSGFPAFVILWATQALSTLGSSMTGFALVIWSYRQQGSALTTALLSVCTYAPYVLIGFFAGALSDRWDKCRTLLVCDTLAALSTLSVFVLYRAGSLAVWHLYVLNAANGFMNAFQQPAGDVAVSLLAPREQYQRVGGMQSFSNSLVTILTPIFASAVLAFGGMETIIILDLSSFCVAFLALVLLIRIPAAPPAGAPKSVLREGLEGLIYLRRHRGVLDLILFLAAINLTASVFNAALPAMLLSRKGGGEMALGLVNTCTGLATVAGSVAVSLMPPPKSRVRVICNTLLFSMGIENILLAFGRELWIWCLAGVLGWLLIPVMNANMNALLRSYIPLDLQGRVFAARNTLQFFTIPLGYLLGGILVDRVFEPLLAAQTPGSVLQLLFGDSKGSGAAMLFAVLAVTGELTCLIFRRDRHIWALEKSK, encoded by the coding sequence ATGAACCACAGTAAAACCATCCGCGCGCTCAAACCGCGCAGCGGATTTCCCGCATTTGTCATCCTCTGGGCCACACAGGCCCTCTCCACCCTCGGCAGCTCCATGACCGGTTTTGCGCTGGTCATCTGGTCCTACCGGCAGCAGGGTTCCGCGCTCACGACCGCCCTGCTCTCGGTGTGCACCTACGCGCCCTATGTGCTCATCGGCTTTTTTGCCGGGGCGCTGAGCGACCGCTGGGACAAATGCCGCACGCTCCTCGTCTGCGACACGCTCGCTGCGCTGAGCACACTCTCCGTGTTCGTCCTGTACCGCGCGGGGTCTCTTGCCGTGTGGCACCTCTACGTGCTCAACGCTGCAAACGGCTTTATGAACGCCTTTCAGCAGCCCGCCGGCGATGTGGCGGTGAGTCTGCTCGCCCCGCGCGAGCAGTACCAGCGCGTCGGGGGCATGCAGTCGTTCTCAAATTCCCTGGTGACCATTCTGACCCCCATTTTTGCCTCGGCAGTGCTCGCTTTCGGCGGGATGGAAACCATCATCATTCTGGATCTCTCGAGCTTCTGCGTCGCATTTTTGGCGCTTGTTCTTCTGATCCGCATCCCGGCGGCACCGCCCGCCGGCGCGCCGAAGAGTGTGCTCCGCGAGGGGCTTGAGGGACTCATCTATCTCAGGCGACACCGCGGCGTGCTCGATTTGATCCTCTTTCTGGCGGCTATCAACCTGACCGCTTCGGTTTTCAACGCGGCGCTTCCGGCCATGCTCCTCTCGAGAAAGGGCGGCGGCGAGATGGCCCTGGGGCTCGTCAACACCTGCACGGGGCTTGCGACCGTCGCGGGCAGCGTGGCGGTGTCGCTCATGCCCCCGCCGAAGAGCCGCGTGCGGGTCATCTGCAACACGCTGCTGTTCTCCATGGGTATCGAGAACATTCTGCTTGCGTTCGGGCGGGAGCTTTGGATCTGGTGTCTGGCCGGTGTGCTCGGCTGGCTTCTGATCCCGGTGATGAACGCCAACATGAACGCCCTGCTGCGCTCCTATATCCCGCTCGATCTCCAGGGGCGCGTCTTCGCCGCGCGCAACACGCTGCAGTTTTTCACCATACCGCTCGGGTATCTGCTCGGCGGAATTCTGGTCGACCGGGTCTTTGAGCCGCTTCTGGCAGCGCAGACGCCCGGCAGTGTCCTGCAGCTGCTCTTCGGCGACTCCAAGGGATCGGGCGCCGCCATGCTCTTCGCGGTGCTCGCCGTCACGGGCGAGCTCACCTGTCTGATCTTCCGGCGGGATCGCCACATCTGGGCTCTCGAGAAGAGTAAATAA
- a CDS encoding ABC transporter ATP-binding protein has protein sequence MIAKLQKKFALSRQGAVDLVRGCIACVFQNLSFLFPAGLLYRLVIELMNGGVGSGATAFYLVGCAACIGMILLTTWFQYNATYFATYTESGVRRISLAEKLRKIPLSFFGKKDLADLTSTIMADCTFLEQAFSHFIPELIGAMISTTLVAVGLFGYDWRMALAALWVMPVAFAIVGLSSRVQQRLSARQMDAKMACADGIQECIETVRDLKANNAEDGYLEGLDGKIKAVEHRAILSELGTAVFVVSATLILKLGIATVALVGSILLVDGSLDVPTFFLFLLVVSRLYDPLQGALQNLAAVIATRTNIARMNEILDHPVQTGDTHLTNRGCDVVFDHVKFAYNTGETVLRDVSFTARQGEVTALVGPSGGGKTTVSRLAARFWDVDQGNITVGGMDISKIDPETLLSLYAIVFQDVTLFDNTILENIRIGRRDATDEQVLAAARLANCDEFADRLPDGYQSQIGENGCALSGGERQRISIARAFLKDAPIILLDEATASLDVENETLIQTALSRLIRNKTVLVIAHRMRTVAGADKIVVLANGMVAEQGAPEQLLQDDGLYRRMVELQNRSQRWTIPGGLCGREAH, from the coding sequence ATGATTGCAAAGCTGCAAAAGAAATTCGCTCTTTCCAGGCAGGGAGCAGTCGATCTTGTCAGAGGCTGCATTGCCTGCGTGTTTCAAAATCTGTCCTTTCTGTTTCCTGCGGGGCTTCTATATCGACTTGTCATCGAGCTGATGAACGGCGGAGTCGGAAGCGGCGCCACGGCGTTCTATCTCGTCGGATGCGCCGCCTGCATCGGCATGATACTGCTCACCACCTGGTTTCAATACAATGCGACCTATTTTGCCACCTACACCGAAAGCGGTGTGCGTCGGATTTCTCTTGCGGAAAAACTGCGCAAGATCCCCCTGTCTTTCTTCGGAAAAAAGGATCTTGCAGATTTGACGAGCACCATCATGGCGGACTGCACATTTTTGGAACAGGCTTTCTCTCACTTCATTCCGGAGCTGATTGGCGCCATGATTTCGACGACGCTGGTCGCAGTGGGACTGTTCGGTTACGACTGGCGTATGGCGCTTGCCGCACTTTGGGTGATGCCGGTCGCCTTTGCCATTGTCGGTCTGTCATCCCGAGTGCAGCAGAGGCTCAGTGCCCGCCAGATGGACGCAAAAATGGCCTGTGCCGATGGAATTCAGGAGTGTATTGAAACCGTACGCGACCTCAAAGCCAACAATGCCGAAGATGGCTATCTCGAGGGCCTCGATGGGAAGATCAAGGCAGTGGAGCATCGCGCTATTCTCTCGGAACTTGGCACTGCGGTCTTCGTGGTTTCGGCGACTCTGATACTCAAGCTGGGCATTGCAACTGTGGCACTGGTTGGATCCATTCTGCTGGTGGACGGCTCACTCGATGTGCCGACGTTCTTTCTCTTTCTGCTGGTGGTCTCACGGCTCTATGATCCGCTGCAGGGAGCGCTGCAGAATCTTGCTGCCGTGATTGCGACGCGAACAAACATCGCCCGCATGAACGAGATTCTCGACCACCCGGTTCAGACCGGAGACACTCACCTCACAAACAGGGGCTGTGATGTGGTGTTTGACCACGTAAAATTTGCCTACAACACAGGAGAGACGGTGCTCAGGGACGTCTCTTTTACGGCAAGGCAGGGGGAAGTGACGGCTTTGGTCGGTCCCTCCGGTGGCGGAAAGACCACGGTATCCCGTCTCGCAGCACGCTTTTGGGATGTGGACCAGGGGAACATTACGGTTGGCGGAATGGACATCTCAAAAATTGATCCCGAGACGCTTCTGTCGCTCTACGCCATTGTATTTCAGGATGTGACCCTGTTTGACAACACCATTTTGGAAAACATTCGCATCGGCAGGAGGGATGCCACAGATGAGCAGGTGCTCGCCGCGGCGCGTCTTGCCAACTGCGATGAGTTTGCAGACAGGCTGCCAGATGGCTATCAGAGTCAAATCGGCGAAAATGGCTGTGCGCTCTCAGGCGGTGAGCGCCAGCGAATTTCCATTGCGAGAGCCTTTCTGAAAGATGCCCCCATCATATTGCTCGACGAGGCGACCGCCTCGCTTGATGTGGAGAATGAGACGCTGATACAGACGGCACTTTCAAGGTTGATTCGCAACAAGACCGTACTGGTGATTGCTCATCGTATGCGCACCGTTGCGGGGGCGGATAAAATTGTCGTGCTGGCGAATGGCATGGTCGCCGAGCAGGGCGCGCCGGAGCAGTTGCTGCAGGACGATGGGCTCTATCGGCGCATGGTGGAGCTGCAGAACAGAAGTCAGCGTTGGACCATTCCGGGCGGACTCTGCGGCAGAGAAGCGCATTAA
- a CDS encoding ATP-binding cassette domain-containing protein — MKKQSNLSRLMGYAGGYRYFTYASWVLAALSALVALVPFWYIWKIVREVLATAPDFSAARHLAHNGWMAVASAVLSVLIYIAGLMCSHISAFRVAANIRRAAMHHIVKLPLGFAESFGSGKLRKIVNESSAATETYLAHQLPDKSAAIATPVGLLALLLIFDWRLGLLSLVPVVLGFAIMMSMTGAKMRQKMQEYQNALDDMSNEAVEYVRGIPVVKTFGQTVFSFRKFKDSIDRYGTWVIAYTRQLRGPMLCYTAAINSVFAFLIAAGLLFTRGGVSGNFLLNLIFYIIITPVISVTLTKIMFQSENAMIVDDALQRIDSVLELSPLSRPAAPEHPMDASVELECVSYSYGGGKNAIEQVSLRIEAGQTVAFVGPSGGGKTTLANLVSRFFDPQSGRVLIGGVDVRNIEKRELMDTVSFVFQNSRLIKASVLDNVRLGRPDATREQVINALRAAQCMDIVEKLPHGIDTVIGSRGIYLSGGEQQRIAIARVLLKDAPIVILDEATAFADPDNEARVQAAFNELTRGKTVIMIAHRLSTVVSADRIFVLQDGRILQSGTCDELIRSGGLFSQMWSDYQTSVRWKVAKEVSE; from the coding sequence GTGAAAAAGCAATCGAACCTGTCGAGGCTGATGGGATATGCCGGTGGCTACCGGTATTTCACCTATGCGTCGTGGGTGCTCGCGGCGCTCAGCGCCCTGGTGGCGTTGGTGCCATTCTGGTATATTTGGAAGATTGTCCGTGAAGTGCTCGCCACGGCACCGGATTTCAGCGCGGCACGACACCTGGCGCACAACGGCTGGATGGCTGTTGCATCGGCCGTATTGAGCGTGTTGATCTATATAGCCGGACTCATGTGTTCGCACATTTCGGCGTTTCGAGTAGCTGCCAACATTCGCAGAGCGGCCATGCACCATATTGTCAAGCTGCCTCTCGGGTTTGCCGAGAGCTTTGGCAGCGGAAAGCTGCGCAAGATTGTCAACGAGTCGAGCGCGGCGACAGAGACCTATCTGGCACACCAGCTTCCCGACAAATCGGCGGCCATTGCGACTCCGGTCGGCCTGCTGGCACTGCTTTTGATCTTTGATTGGCGGTTGGGACTTTTGAGCCTTGTGCCGGTAGTGCTCGGGTTCGCCATTATGATGAGTATGACCGGTGCCAAGATGCGCCAGAAGATGCAGGAGTACCAAAACGCACTGGACGACATGTCAAATGAAGCGGTGGAGTATGTGCGCGGCATCCCTGTGGTCAAGACGTTCGGCCAGACGGTGTTTTCCTTTAGAAAGTTCAAGGACTCCATTGACCGGTACGGAACATGGGTAATTGCCTACACCAGACAGCTGCGCGGCCCCATGCTCTGCTATACGGCAGCAATCAACAGTGTCTTTGCCTTTCTGATTGCGGCCGGCCTGCTGTTCACGCGCGGCGGAGTGAGCGGTAACTTTCTGCTCAATCTGATTTTTTATATCATCATAACGCCGGTCATATCGGTAACGCTGACGAAAATCATGTTTCAGAGCGAAAATGCCATGATTGTGGACGACGCGCTTCAGCGAATTGACAGTGTATTGGAGCTCAGCCCCCTCTCTCGGCCGGCCGCGCCGGAGCATCCGATGGATGCCTCGGTGGAACTCGAGTGTGTCAGCTACAGCTATGGCGGCGGAAAAAATGCGATTGAACAGGTTTCGCTGCGTATTGAGGCCGGTCAGACGGTTGCGTTTGTCGGCCCGTCGGGCGGAGGAAAGACAACGCTCGCAAATCTGGTATCACGCTTTTTCGACCCGCAGAGCGGCCGGGTGCTGATTGGTGGCGTGGATGTGAGAAACATTGAGAAAAGAGAGCTGATGGACACGGTCTCCTTTGTGTTTCAAAACAGCCGGCTGATAAAGGCATCGGTTCTGGATAACGTGCGCCTGGGGCGGCCGGATGCCACGCGTGAGCAGGTGATCAACGCACTGCGGGCGGCGCAGTGTATGGATATTGTGGAAAAGTTGCCGCACGGCATTGATACGGTGATCGGCTCCAGAGGGATCTATCTTTCAGGTGGGGAACAGCAGCGCATCGCAATCGCGAGAGTGTTGCTAAAAGATGCGCCCATTGTCATTCTCGATGAGGCGACGGCTTTTGCCGACCCCGACAACGAGGCCCGTGTGCAGGCAGCGTTCAATGAACTCACAAGGGGCAAAACCGTGATAATGATTGCACATCGCCTGTCAACTGTCGTGAGCGCGGATCGAATTTTTGTTCTGCAGGACGGGCGGATTTTGCAAAGCGGCACCTGTGATGAACTCATACGCAGCGGCGGTCTGTTCAGTCAAATGTGGAGCGATTACCAAACTTCTGTCCGCTGGAAAGTTGCAAAGGAGGTTTCAGAATGA
- a CDS encoding TetR family transcriptional regulator — protein sequence MAGREQTTRQSILDAGRREFLKRGFREASLRTIVKQAGVTTGAFYGYYSSKEALFDALVGEQAETFLARFNSAQNEFAELPPEQQPGNMGEISGECMMWMVDYLYEHYDAFKLLLCCAQGTEYENFVHTLVEIETEATNRFLRVLGQLGHKTQPIDGQLEHILVSGFFSGFFEIVVHDMPREKAIGYTRALREFYTAGWRSIMGL from the coding sequence GTGGCGGGGCGAGAGCAGACGACACGGCAGAGCATACTGGATGCCGGGCGCAGAGAATTTCTCAAGCGGGGGTTTCGCGAGGCGTCGCTTCGTACCATTGTAAAACAGGCCGGTGTCACCACCGGAGCTTTCTATGGCTACTACAGCAGCAAGGAGGCCCTGTTTGATGCCCTGGTAGGCGAGCAGGCAGAGACTTTTCTCGCGCGGTTCAACAGTGCGCAAAATGAGTTTGCCGAGTTACCGCCCGAGCAGCAGCCCGGTAACATGGGGGAAATCTCGGGCGAATGTATGATGTGGATGGTGGACTATCTGTATGAGCACTACGACGCGTTTAAACTGCTGCTGTGCTGCGCGCAGGGTACAGAGTATGAGAACTTTGTTCACACGCTTGTAGAAATTGAAACCGAGGCGACCAATCGCTTTTTGCGAGTGCTCGGGCAGCTGGGGCACAAGACACAGCCGATTGACGGCCAGCTTGAACATATTTTAGTCAGTGGATTCTTCTCCGGCTTTTTCGAGATAGTCGTGCATGATATGCCGCGGGAAAAGGCAATTGGATACACCCGTGCGCTGCGTGAGTTTTACACCGCCGGCTGGCGGAGCATCATGGGGCTGTGA
- a CDS encoding 16S rRNA (uracil(1498)-N(3))-methyltransferase — MRRFFCAAQDVSTNRIILRGQDAEHITRVLRLAPGDEVVVCDGEQTDYICRIAATARTQVELDILRREQNGSEPTIEVALYQCLPKGDKMDGIVKRCVELGVHTIVPVISKRCVSRPQAAALEKKIVRYGQIAYEAAKQSGRGIVPRVCAALELEAALAQIASGGGCPVFLYEAERERTLRSAPAAQAYQIVVGPEGGFDTAEATLARSLGMEPYTLGPRILRTETAGACALAALMTLTNNL; from the coding sequence ATGAGGCGCTTTTTCTGCGCTGCACAGGATGTGTCCACAAACCGAATAATCCTGCGCGGGCAGGACGCCGAGCACATCACAAGAGTGCTGCGTCTGGCGCCCGGTGACGAGGTCGTCGTGTGCGATGGAGAGCAGACCGACTACATCTGCCGCATTGCGGCCACCGCGCGCACCCAGGTTGAGTTGGATATCCTGCGCCGGGAACAGAACGGCAGCGAGCCTACCATTGAGGTGGCGCTCTACCAGTGTCTGCCCAAGGGCGACAAGATGGACGGCATCGTCAAGCGCTGCGTGGAGCTCGGGGTACACACCATTGTCCCCGTCATCTCAAAGCGGTGCGTTTCGCGCCCGCAGGCAGCGGCACTTGAAAAAAAGATCGTCCGCTACGGTCAGATCGCCTATGAGGCGGCCAAGCAGTCGGGCAGGGGCATCGTACCGAGAGTGTGCGCTGCGCTGGAGCTCGAAGCGGCGCTGGCTCAGATAGCCTCGGGCGGGGGCTGCCCCGTATTTCTCTATGAGGCCGAGCGGGAGCGCACCCTTCGCAGCGCCCCCGCGGCGCAGGCCTATCAGATTGTCGTCGGGCCAGAAGGGGGCTTTGACACAGCCGAGGCTACTCTGGCACGCAGTCTCGGCATGGAGCCCTACACGCTCGGGCCGCGGATTCTGCGCACCGAGACGGCGGGCGCCTGTGCGCTTGCAGCGCTGATGACATTGACAAATAACTTATAG
- the prmA gene encoding 50S ribosomal protein L11 methyltransferase yields the protein MDWLELNILTTHAAVDYVCARLIALGLTGFQIEDGADFEEFLEQNKQYWDYVDEELQNRQKNLCQVTFYVPNNAGGVETMFAVKHGLSDLRDSMPEIDFGSLELKTANINEEDWSNSWKQYFNPIPVGEKLLIRPEWEEIGDAGGRTVLVINPGMIFGTGSHHSTQLCMTALERHIRGGEHVLDLGCGSGILSIAALLLGAGQTRGIDIDENAVPVAYRNAQCNGIGEERCYFTSGNVTDLETLSKLSGGEKFDVIVANIVADVIIAAAPLALNFLKEGGVFITSGIIDERKDDVLDALGALGYCITETTEQGGWCEITATRPHTEP from the coding sequence ATGGACTGGCTGGAATTGAACATTCTGACCACACACGCAGCGGTCGACTATGTCTGCGCGCGGCTGATCGCGCTGGGACTCACAGGGTTTCAGATTGAGGACGGCGCGGATTTTGAGGAGTTTTTAGAGCAGAATAAGCAGTACTGGGACTATGTCGATGAGGAGCTTCAAAACCGGCAGAAAAATCTCTGCCAGGTCACGTTTTATGTGCCGAACAACGCCGGCGGCGTCGAGACCATGTTCGCCGTCAAGCACGGTCTTTCGGATCTGCGCGACAGCATGCCGGAGATCGACTTTGGCTCGCTTGAACTCAAGACTGCCAACATCAACGAGGAGGACTGGTCCAACAGCTGGAAGCAGTACTTCAACCCCATTCCGGTGGGGGAGAAGCTGCTCATCCGTCCCGAGTGGGAGGAGATCGGCGATGCGGGCGGCCGCACGGTGCTTGTGATCAACCCCGGTATGATTTTCGGTACGGGTTCCCATCACAGCACGCAGCTGTGCATGACAGCGCTCGAGCGCCACATCAGAGGCGGCGAGCATGTGCTCGATCTCGGCTGCGGCAGCGGGATTCTCTCCATTGCCGCGCTGCTGCTCGGCGCGGGCCAGACCCGCGGCATCGACATCGACGAGAATGCAGTACCGGTCGCCTACCGAAACGCGCAGTGCAACGGCATCGGCGAAGAGCGCTGCTACTTCACTTCCGGCAATGTGACCGATCTTGAGACACTGTCAAAGCTCTCGGGTGGTGAAAAATTTGACGTCATCGTGGCGAATATTGTGGCGGACGTCATCATTGCGGCGGCCCCGCTCGCGCTGAATTTTCTCAAAGAGGGGGGCGTTTTTATCACATCGGGCATCATTGACGAGAGAAAAGACGATGTCCTGGACGCTCTCGGCGCACTCGGCTACTGCATCACAGAGACGACCGAGCAGGGCGGCTGGTGCGAGATTACGGCGACGCGGCCGCACACAGAGCCCTAG
- a CDS encoding S-layer homology domain-containing protein, which translates to MKKICSLLLTLVLVFSFASSAMAFSDIQDANVSLAAETLVGLGVLDGFGDGTFRPGDQLTRAQFTKMIVSALDVKAMLSLYKDFTIFPDVPHTHWAASYINYAVKMEKPLIGGYADGTFKPDQSITNEEAVTIALRVLGYTVEDIGANWPASYIEKAAAIGLTDGVNVRLDTPMLRGDAAVLIANMLVTPVRAEGGREGSLFVTTLGKTTQDNVMVLATGATDSSLSEYEIKTDSEAGTYTSKFILPAALVGTKGILIVDGSGQVNGFVPYKYNTTVVNVSETTGDYIKGSDGKTYRVSANTPVVIKGQKKAFNLCWFDITPGMVVSIFTNDSGAIEYLSTVSAVAGVGPYVVTSDGSSSYNPLAGLFPSTSGAKIIKNGVEVGYDKIKKYDVATYSAATNTINVSDNKLSGRYEDAYPSFTLPSEVTVLGTKFVVSANGAADFKNFKLMDAITLLFAPDGTVAGAVRQSELQAEQYGIVKSLSDAGMAVVTLQNGIEISGKSNLFTDEYVGQLVRVYTGSGNSISLRPVTSGSVTGSLDVKNRTVGKTALSPSCKIYEKMSSYAPLMQISLSDIKIDTVPSSMVELALTDSTGTITTLVLRDVTGSGYIYGLTKASEDSVSIRYVNDEGQEVTENYSYNLPTTSGLSSYGGITVKSGRVLAVSPVRYEGTVALKDFDTDQFVKIDGKFIPIAQDVIVYAPSADKIIALDKAKSMYTSFKIFINNTVETGGMVRIIEVS; encoded by the coding sequence ATGAAAAAAATCTGTTCTCTGCTACTCACACTGGTGCTTGTGTTCTCGTTTGCGAGCAGCGCGATGGCGTTTTCCGACATTCAGGACGCCAATGTGTCGCTTGCGGCGGAGACGCTTGTCGGCCTCGGCGTTCTCGACGGCTTCGGCGACGGGACGTTCCGCCCGGGCGATCAGCTCACAAGGGCCCAGTTTACCAAGATGATCGTCTCGGCGCTTGACGTCAAGGCGATGCTGAGCCTCTACAAGGATTTCACCATCTTCCCGGATGTGCCCCACACCCACTGGGCAGCGAGCTACATCAACTACGCCGTCAAGATGGAAAAGCCGCTCATCGGCGGCTATGCCGACGGCACGTTCAAGCCGGACCAGTCCATCACCAATGAGGAGGCTGTCACCATCGCGCTTCGCGTGCTCGGCTACACGGTGGAGGACATCGGCGCAAACTGGCCGGCAAGTTACATTGAGAAAGCCGCGGCCATTGGCCTGACCGACGGTGTCAACGTCCGGCTTGATACGCCCATGCTGCGCGGCGACGCCGCAGTGCTCATCGCCAATATGCTGGTAACGCCCGTGCGCGCGGAGGGCGGCCGCGAGGGCTCGCTCTTTGTCACGACGCTCGGCAAGACCACGCAGGACAATGTGATGGTACTTGCGACCGGCGCTACCGATTCGTCCCTGTCGGAGTATGAGATCAAGACCGACTCCGAGGCCGGCACCTACACCTCGAAGTTCATTCTGCCGGCGGCGCTCGTCGGCACAAAGGGCATCCTCATTGTAGATGGCAGCGGCCAGGTCAACGGCTTTGTCCCCTACAAGTACAACACAACGGTCGTCAACGTCTCGGAGACAACCGGCGATTACATCAAGGGCAGCGACGGCAAGACCTACCGTGTTTCGGCAAATACGCCGGTTGTCATCAAGGGCCAGAAGAAGGCGTTTAATCTCTGCTGGTTTGACATCACCCCCGGTATGGTGGTGAGCATCTTCACAAACGACTCGGGCGCGATTGAGTATTTGAGCACGGTCAGCGCTGTCGCGGGAGTGGGCCCCTATGTGGTTACGAGCGACGGCAGCTCCTCCTACAACCCGCTCGCGGGTCTGTTCCCGTCGACTTCGGGGGCGAAAATCATCAAAAATGGCGTGGAAGTCGGCTATGATAAGATCAAAAAGTACGATGTTGCAACCTACTCCGCCGCGACCAATACCATCAACGTCAGCGACAACAAACTCTCGGGCCGCTATGAAGACGCCTACCCGTCGTTCACGCTGCCCTCTGAGGTGACGGTGCTCGGCACAAAATTTGTGGTCTCTGCCAACGGCGCGGCCGATTTCAAAAATTTCAAGCTGATGGATGCGATCACTCTGCTCTTCGCGCCGGACGGCACGGTTGCGGGTGCGGTGCGCCAGAGCGAGCTGCAGGCTGAGCAATACGGCATCGTCAAGAGTCTGTCCGACGCGGGTATGGCGGTTGTGACACTGCAAAACGGCATTGAGATCAGCGGCAAGTCGAATCTGTTCACCGACGAGTATGTCGGCCAGCTGGTGCGTGTGTACACGGGCTCTGGCAACAGCATTTCTCTCAGACCTGTCACCAGCGGTTCGGTCACGGGCTCGCTGGATGTCAAGAACCGCACGGTGGGCAAGACAGCGCTGTCGCCCTCGTGTAAGATCTACGAGAAGATGTCCTCCTACGCGCCGCTGATGCAGATCAGCCTGTCCGACATCAAGATTGACACGGTGCCGTCGAGTATGGTCGAGCTCGCGCTGACCGACTCGACAGGGACCATTACAACACTGGTACTGCGCGATGTGACTGGCAGCGGCTATATCTACGGCCTGACCAAAGCCAGTGAGGACAGTGTCTCCATCCGCTATGTCAACGATGAGGGGCAGGAGGTCACGGAGAATTACTCCTACAATCTGCCCACTACCTCCGGCCTGTCAAGCTACGGAGGCATCACCGTCAAGTCGGGCCGTGTGCTCGCGGTGAGCCCGGTGCGCTATGAGGGCACGGTTGCCCTCAAGGATTTTGACACCGACCAGTTTGTCAAGATTGACGGCAAGTTTATTCCGATTGCACAGGATGTCATCGTCTATGCACCGTCGGCGGATAAGATCATTGCGCTTGACAAGGCAAAATCCATGTACACCAGTTTTAAGATTTTCATCAACAACACGGTGGAGACGGGCGGAATGGTCCGCATCATCGAAGTCAGCTGA
- a CDS encoding ABC transporter permease, whose protein sequence is MNLGKTLAMAIKSINNNKVRSFLTMLGIVIGVSSVIIMVSLAQGLQNQVKKQFESMGTNRIMVNYWSNRDLTDGLYDFCLSMDDLVEGVTPNSSNWFDVKYQKKTWQTNVYFGSDKYDVCNNYELEAGSMITNKQVQNRSRVAVIGSAVKKELFNYIDPIGKTIRIKGQKYTVIGVFKEKAGGAKYEADDMVLVPYTNNRALLGSTQINNFTVRAKSSKSTNEAIEKLRGYLSTKFSNEWDYNVYSFNEAIEQSNQVTQIISLVLGGIAGISLIVGGIGIMNIMLVSVTERTREIGIRKAIGAKRRDIIMQFLIESGTVSVLGGAIGIAFGGLVTLILGKLFFDMVILPNVFITIGAVLFSMLIGVFFGFYPANRASKLNPIDALRQE, encoded by the coding sequence ATGAATTTGGGCAAGACACTCGCCATGGCGATCAAGTCGATCAACAACAACAAGGTCCGATCCTTTCTGACCATGCTTGGTATCGTCATTGGCGTCAGCTCGGTCATCATCATGGTATCGCTGGCGCAGGGTCTGCAAAACCAGGTCAAAAAGCAGTTTGAGTCCATGGGAACCAACCGCATTATGGTCAACTACTGGTCCAACCGCGATCTGACAGACGGCCTGTACGATTTCTGTCTGTCGATGGACGATCTCGTCGAGGGCGTCACGCCGAACAGCTCAAACTGGTTTGACGTCAAGTACCAGAAGAAGACCTGGCAGACCAATGTCTATTTTGGCAGCGACAAATACGATGTCTGCAACAACTACGAGCTCGAGGCGGGCTCCATGATTACCAACAAACAGGTTCAGAACCGCTCCCGCGTGGCCGTCATCGGCTCGGCCGTCAAAAAGGAGCTGTTCAACTACATAGACCCCATCGGCAAGACCATCCGCATCAAGGGGCAGAAATACACAGTCATCGGTGTGTTCAAGGAAAAAGCGGGCGGTGCAAAGTACGAGGCCGACGATATGGTGCTCGTCCCCTACACCAACAACCGTGCGCTGCTGGGCTCCACCCAGATCAACAACTTCACCGTTCGCGCCAAGAGCTCGAAGAGCACCAACGAGGCCATTGAAAAGCTCAGAGGCTACCTGTCGACCAAGTTCTCGAATGAGTGGGACTACAACGTCTACAGCTTCAACGAAGCGATCGAGCAGAGCAACCAGGTCACCCAGATCATCAGCCTTGTGCTCGGCGGCATCGCGGGCATCTCGCTGATTGTCGGCGGCATCGGCATCATGAACATCATGCTCGTCTCGGTCACCGAGCGCACGCGCGAGATCGGTATCCGCAAGGCCATTGGCGCCAAGCGGCGCGACATCATCATGCAGTTTCTCATCGAGTCCGGCACAGTGAGCGTGCTCGGCGGCGCAATCGGCATTGCATTCGGCGGCCTTGTCACGCTGATACTGGGCAAACTCTTCTTTGACATGGTGATTTTGCCCAATGTCTTTATCACCATCGGAGCCGTTCTCTTCTCCATGCTCATCGGCGTGTTCTTCGGCTTCTATCCGGCGAACCGGGCGTCGAAGCTCAACCCGATAGATGCGCTGCGGCAGGAGTAA